The Glycine soja cultivar W05 chromosome 4, ASM419377v2, whole genome shotgun sequence genomic sequence AACAATTGGTGTGGATGGCGCTTGAGGAATGATATTAGGAATACTTGAAGGATGATTATTTCCTTGCTGGTTATGAGTTTGAGCATATGCAGAGGAGTTCTGGCTTTGGGAAATTCCCTTGGTGGCCAAGGCCAAAGACATCATCTCCTGCACTTTATCAGCAGGAaaatcatcaaacacaacaacTTGCCCATCATAGAAGATAGTCAACTGAGCAGCTTTAGCCTCCTTCTCCGTAGAGCTAAAAAAGAGGATCACATCTTAATCATTATTATGAAACTGTAAGCAGCCAtgactctttctttttggtgacttaaaaagtttatattaaggAAGATACGCCCCGGTCTAAGCGAGAATTTACATATTGTCTGTcattcattaattttctttcacAAAAAGAATTACAATTAACCAAACAAACACACCTTGGGTTAATAAAAGTTGGAATCTCCAAGTGGCGAGAATAAACAGACTGCATGGTTGTTGCAGAGTGACATGATGTGTCAGGGGAACCTGTGAGAAGTAGAATCTGTCAGGATAATCTCATATCTCATAGAGAACACCGAGTCCATATGTTACTACAGTTCCTGCTATGTAGCATTCCCCTACCCAGAAATATTCTTAGCACTGAAAATATCTCAAAACTCtaatcttatctttctttatttttgcaaattgcaaagagaAAAATCCGAAATGCCTAACAATTCAAGGAGAAAATTATGGACAGTGAGTTTAGAACTCATATccaaaaggaaaatattttcagttgactttttcttttttgtatctttttctcattttccatagtggttgagtattttttttttctctctctctccgatATGGAAAAATTGGAAACTATGCATTAGACCCGTCTTTACATATGTATGTTGAGCAATTGAATACATTGAACACGTCAGACAAAGGTTCAAACCTAAGAGAAGAAAGATTTAATCGAAAGCTGggatttcacaaattgcttCCTTCTGAATTCTAATAGAAAAAATTGCGATTAATTTCAGAACAATTTATTTAGTTTAGGGTTGATaggggaaaaaaatgaaattggtaTATAGTACCGTTGGTGCATGGCAATGCAATCCCGAGGGTAAGGTCTCCAAAGCTGCCCTTCTCCTTGAGGTATTGCCTCAGAAGAGTACAAGTCCGAGAGAAGGTGGACTTCTCCGCCAGTGAGCTCGACATTCTTGCCGTGAAAGTGAAATCCCAAAGGAGAAAATAGATACTAGTATCTCTGTTCAGAGAAGGAGAGGTTAATATATTGTGAAATCTAGGTGCGGAcggaaaatgaaattgaagcACGAGGAATATATGACTAtatgagtattattttttaatgtttgggTTCTTTATTTTGTTGTCTCTTGTGCCCTGCACTGCACTTGTGCAGTTCCACTATgacattgttaatttatttttttctatttatttatataaacgtctaactctattaatttttaggTTTTCAAA encodes the following:
- the LOC114408476 gene encoding protein TIFY 10A-like; protein product: MSSSLAEKSTFSRTCTLLRQYLKEKGSFGDLTLGIALPCTNGSPDTSCHSATTMQSVYSRHLEIPTFINPSSTEKEAKAAQLTIFYDGQVVVFDDFPADKVQEMMSLALATKGISQSQNSSAYAQTHNQQGNNHPSSIPNIIPQAPSTPIVNDMPIARKASLHRFLEKRKDRIAAKSPYQTNSPISAPNKQAESLDAKPHI